The Microbulbifer sp. YPW1 genome contains the following window.
CGATTTCCAGATAACGCTTCGCCAGCGCAACTTCCTGCTCAAGGGGTACCAGCGTTGAGTCTGCCAGTGAGGCGCGAAACAGTGCCGAGAGATCTTCCACCAGTTTTTCCGCGCGCTCGGCATCCACGGCAATCAGGCTGGCGAGACTGTTCATACTGTTGAACAGGAAGTGCGGACGAATACGCGATTGCAGTGCCTCGATACGCGCGCCCAGCTCCGCCTGCTGCTGATTGTGCAGTTGCTGCTGCACATAGGCGTAGCGCAGGAAGATCCCGGAACAGATGGCGCCCACCAGCAGGCTTGTCAGTAGCGACCAGTGATCGATGACCGAGCCTGACATATCCGCCAGCCACCAGTGCTGCACCCCGAGCACAGTGACCAGTACCGACAGCACCACGGTATAACTGAGTGCGGCGGCCAGCTTGTGGGAGAGACGCGCCAGGGCTGGGCGCAGGCGGCACAGAATGGCGGCAGCCGGCAGTATCACCCACAGCACGGTAAGTGAAACCAGCCCCAGGCGCTGCCAGTTGAACGGATACAGGCCATCGCTGGCGAGCACCAGCACCAGGGACAACAGCTCGCCGATCAGAACCAGAGCGGCCACGCCGGTCACATTGCACAGATCGGGCAGGAATGGCGCCGGTTCCGCGGACTCCGGGCACGCAGAATCTTTGCCATCGGGGGCAATTTCGCGAACTTGCTGCGCTATAATGCCCGCCGCTTGCGCGGGCCGCGAAGATGTCATACCACGTTATCTTTATGATTGGATCGGCTTACTGGCATCAAAAGATACCGCCTGCGCCCGGTCACTTCCACTATCCGGATCGGCAAACAGTTACCTTTCATTCCGCAGTCAGACCAGAGGCAGCATGAGCAACGACAACTCCTCAGCCAACAACGCACAGAACCCCGCCGCCAAGCTCTGGGG
Protein-coding sequences here:
- a CDS encoding sensor histidine kinase; this encodes MTSSRPAQAAGIIAQQVREIAPDGKDSACPESAEPAPFLPDLCNVTGVAALVLIGELLSLVLVLASDGLYPFNWQRLGLVSLTVLWVILPAAAILCRLRPALARLSHKLAAALSYTVVLSVLVTVLGVQHWWLADMSGSVIDHWSLLTSLLVGAICSGIFLRYAYVQQQLHNQQQAELGARIEALQSRIRPHFLFNSMNSLASLIAVDAERAEKLVEDLSALFRASLADSTLVPLEQEVALAKRYLEIESLRLGDRLRQEWLVEELPVGIKLPSMLLQPLLENAVLHGVARLRQGGVVRIAIQQNVIGSRARELLLSIENPIADSGTENGREQGSTSVHRGNGMAVDNIRQRLGAFYGNRFRFGAEVRDGHYRVELRLPLETGQLLKSVHQSAAVAEDAS